The DNA segment GCTCGCTGACGTCGAACTTCACCTGTATTTCACCCTCGACTCCAGCCGATTCAACACGTTCCCTGACAAAACGTCCGGCGTATGACTTTGCGGCAGCGAGTGCTTCCTCGACGTGCATATAATCGATGGGAGTTGTCCCCGGGGCAAAGACGAGGAACTTGCAATCCTTTGGATAAATATGCACTGTAACGGACTCAGTGACACGGCTGCACACGGCACCTACAGCGTTCCCTACGTCATGATGCTCAGGGACGATGACCTCTGCGTTTATCCTTTTCGCAAGAGGCTCTGCAAAAATTCTAGCCGGCGCGCCGATCGCAACGATGGGCCGGTCAAAAGTTGCTTTTAGATCAAGATTCCTGAATCGCTTCTCACCAGTGCATGCTTGCAGTACGTAAGTTAGCGCCTTTGAACCCGCTGATGTACCAATTTCATCAAAGATGATCTTGCGAATGATCTCCTCGCCAACACGTGTAGCCATACGTTCGAGCACTTTTGTAACGAATTGGTCACGCGAGAGATCTGTCTTGTTTGCAATAAAATCGACGCCGATTTCAGCCGCTTCAACGTCCCCTACTTGATAAAGTCCAGCGACATGCATAATGTCTGTTGGTGTTATTCCTGTTTGGAGTACGCGCCCCCTCTGTTTAAGATTATTGAGAACATCTCTCGTCAGCACAACTTCAGGGACGCCATCCATGATTTCAAAAAGTGCAGATGGCCCAACTTCATTTAAAAATCTGAGAATTCTCGCTTCATTTTCTTTTAAGCCAGAAAAGTCTTCAGATGCCGAAACATAAAAACCAGTATCAGAATACTTCTTCATCCGCTCTTTGAATCTATTTGATGACAGGGCGGCGATTGCGAGAGGCACGACCCGCTCCGGTCCGATGCAAATCTCGCCATCGTCATTAAGCCATATGATCGAATCCCCACCGAGCCCGCACGTCCAAATGTCAATTGCTTTGACACGCGTTCTCCAACCTCCGACGACAGCGCCCTCTTGAGTTAGTCTTGGGAAACCGCGCTCCATAAAAGCAATGTCCGTCGAAGTCCCTCCGATGTCGACAACGATGCAATCTTCAACATGACCCAGGACCTTTCCACCCATGAGGCTTGCAGCAGGGCCAGACAGAATCGTCTCAATTGGCCGCTCCTGCGCCATTTCAAGCGACATCAAACCGCCGTCACCCTTAAAGACCATGATCCGTGCTGCAAGATCTAGGTCTCTGAGGGATTTCTCGACCGAAGACATGAATTGCCTCATGATGGGAATTAATTTTGCATTGAGGAGAGCCGTGACTGTTCTCTCATAGATGCCAAGGTCACCAGTTAGAACATGACTTAAGACGACTGGAATGTCTGTGTGCTTCCTGATGATCTCTTTTGCTCTAATTTCATGGGCTGGATTGCATATGCTGAAAATACTCGATACCACCACCGCGTCGACATGATGTTGCATTTCTGTAATCGCCGATTCAAGCGCATCTTCATCGAGTGGCTCATTCTGATTCCC comes from the Methanomassiliicoccales archaeon genome and includes:
- a CDS encoding hydantoinase/oxoprolinase family protein; translation: MPITDAKGVSKDCSLGLGIDTGGTFTDGVVVDLTNQKVLAKAKKPTTYHDLSIGIRNAVSEVLKIGSFRHADIGLVGISTTIATNSVLQGRGGRVGLIGIGWKPQDNWKLGCDISRFIKGGHDSVGNQNEPLDEDALESAITEMQHHVDAVVVSSIFSICNPAHEIRAKEIIRKHTDIPVVLSHVLTGDLGIYERTVTALLNAKLIPIMRQFMSSVEKSLRDLDLAARIMVFKGDGGLMSLEMAQERPIETILSGPAASLMGGKVLGHVEDCIVVDIGGTSTDIAFMERGFPRLTQEGAVVGGWRTRVKAIDIWTCGLGGDSIIWLNDDGEICIGPERVVPLAIAALSSNRFKERMKKYSDTGFYVSASEDFSGLKENEARILRFLNEVGPSALFEIMDGVPEVVLTRDVLNNLKQRGRVLQTGITPTDIMHVAGLYQVGDVEAAEIGVDFIANKTDLSRDQFVTKVLERMATRVGEEIIRKIIFDEIGTSAGSKALTYVLQACTGEKRFRNLDLKATFDRPIVAIGAPARIFAEPLAKRINAEVIVPEHHDVGNAVGAVCSRVTESVTVHIYPKDCKFLVFAPGTTPIDYMHVEEALAAAKSYAGRFVRERVESAGVEGEIQVKFDVSERRFCDGYGKEMKFINWIDVRATAMGIPKLY